One Sediminibacillus dalangtanensis genomic region harbors:
- a CDS encoding DUF456 domain-containing protein, translating into MKSAERKEGIVIDIVIWILIVACFLLSFAGIIFPLIPAPVMLWIGFLLYFFFIDGDLSLLFWIAMVILTIILIVSDIIANSYFVKKYGGSKWGERIAAVGVIVGSFIIPPFGIIIVPFVAVFLTEIIQQKTTEEAWKASLGSLMGFLGGAAAKVVIQLIMIIWFFFAV; encoded by the coding sequence TTGAAATCGGCAGAAAGAAAGGAGGGGATTGTCATAGATATCGTCATTTGGATTTTGATTGTAGCTTGTTTTCTACTGAGCTTTGCCGGCATCATTTTTCCGTTGATTCCCGCTCCGGTAATGCTTTGGATCGGTTTTTTGCTGTACTTTTTCTTCATAGACGGCGATTTATCGCTTCTGTTTTGGATCGCCATGGTGATACTTACCATCATTCTGATAGTATCTGACATCATTGCCAATAGTTATTTCGTGAAAAAATATGGCGGTTCCAAGTGGGGAGAAAGAATTGCTGCTGTTGGAGTAATTGTTGGTTCCTTTATCATTCCGCCGTTCGGAATCATCATCGTCCCGTTTGTCGCCGTGTTCTTGACGGAAATCATCCAACAGAAAACAACCGAGGAGGCATGGAAGGCTTCGCTGGGTTCCTTGATGGGGTTTCTCGGAGGAGCTGCAGCCAAAGTGGTCATCCAGTTAATTATGATTATTTGGTTTTTCTTCGCTGTCTGA
- the thiD gene encoding bifunctional hydroxymethylpyrimidine kinase/phosphomethylpyrimidine kinase: MIASALTIAGTDPTGGAGIQADLKSFQEREVYGMSVVTSVVAQNTMGVKDVQHLPVDFIEKQLDAVFQDIMPDAVKTGMIATSEMMELIAGKLVNQQSPYVIDPVMVAKSGHELMEEKSKQTVRDKLIPLAAIATPNIPEAEILVEFPIKNLSDAKRAARLIVEELGAGAAIVKGGHLPGEAVDVLYDKQGYQLFQSPRLETKHTHGTGCTFSAVITSELAKGRTIPEAVAIGKEFITAAIHHTLGIGKGNGPTNHWGYRMNGLPGKKKGVDSNE, from the coding sequence ATGATTGCAAGTGCTTTGACCATTGCTGGGACCGATCCTACAGGCGGAGCTGGCATTCAGGCAGATTTGAAAAGTTTCCAGGAAAGAGAAGTGTACGGGATGAGTGTGGTCACTTCTGTAGTTGCCCAAAACACAATGGGAGTGAAGGATGTTCAGCACTTGCCAGTCGATTTTATCGAAAAACAGCTGGATGCAGTATTTCAGGATATTATGCCTGATGCGGTAAAAACGGGAATGATTGCTACCAGTGAAATGATGGAGTTGATTGCCGGTAAACTGGTAAATCAACAATCCCCTTATGTAATCGACCCTGTCATGGTGGCAAAAAGTGGTCATGAGTTGATGGAAGAAAAATCAAAACAAACAGTCCGAGATAAACTGATTCCCTTGGCAGCTATTGCCACACCGAATATTCCGGAAGCGGAAATACTGGTCGAGTTTCCGATAAAGAATTTATCAGATGCCAAACGGGCGGCCAGGCTGATTGTAGAAGAGCTTGGAGCTGGAGCGGCAATCGTAAAAGGCGGACACCTGCCGGGAGAGGCTGTTGATGTTTTATATGACAAACAGGGATATCAATTGTTTCAATCGCCAAGGCTAGAAACCAAGCATACGCATGGAACCGGCTGTACCTTTTCTGCAGTCATCACTTCTGAACTGGCAAAAGGAAGAACAATACCGGAAGCGGTTGCTATAGGCAAGGAATTCATCACTGCCGCTATTCACCATACACTAGGAATCGGTAAGGGGAACGGTCCGACCAACCACTGGGGATACCGGATGAACGGACTGCCCGGTAAGAAGAAAGGGGTGGATTCTAATGAATGA
- the thiM gene encoding hydroxyethylthiazole kinase, translated as MNEIASLLMNVRDRQPLIHNITNQVVTNFTANGLLAMGASPVMANAEEEAADMAAVADALVLNIGTLTAPQVTAMLKAGQAANQKGIPVVFDPVGVGATSFRNMVALRILEEIDVSLIRGNAGEIAFLAGADAEMKGVDSAFQGDGRKIAVEAAKQLETAVVLTGEEDVITDGNSLYLSGNGHQLQTKITGAGCLLSSVTAAFLAVGSDKLSAAAAAVSYYGAAAEFAASASDGPGSFQSAFLDALHQLDEEGWLKKMQLKRVDG; from the coding sequence ATGAATGAGATTGCCAGTTTACTAATGAATGTGAGAGATAGACAACCGTTAATTCACAACATTACCAACCAAGTCGTCACTAATTTCACGGCAAACGGGCTGCTGGCCATGGGGGCTTCCCCGGTCATGGCTAATGCGGAAGAGGAAGCGGCTGACATGGCAGCGGTAGCGGATGCGCTAGTATTGAATATCGGTACGCTGACTGCACCGCAGGTTACTGCGATGCTCAAGGCAGGACAGGCAGCTAATCAAAAGGGAATACCTGTTGTGTTTGATCCAGTAGGAGTCGGAGCAACCTCTTTTCGAAACATGGTTGCCTTGAGAATTCTGGAAGAAATCGACGTTTCCTTGATCCGTGGCAACGCCGGGGAAATTGCTTTTTTAGCCGGGGCGGATGCAGAGATGAAAGGCGTCGATTCCGCTTTTCAAGGAGATGGGCGAAAGATAGCGGTTGAAGCCGCGAAACAGTTGGAGACAGCCGTGGTGCTTACTGGGGAAGAAGATGTTATCACAGACGGGAATTCTCTTTACTTGAGCGGGAATGGTCACCAACTACAAACGAAGATTACCGGGGCAGGCTGCCTGCTCAGTTCGGTGACTGCAGCGTTTTTAGCAGTGGGAAGCGATAAACTGTCAGCGGCAGCAGCTGCTGTCAGCTATTATGGAGCAGCTGCCGAATTTGCTGCTTCAGCGAGTGATGGACCCGGCAGTTTTCAATCAGCATTTCTTGATGCCTTGCATCAGTTGGACGAGGAAGGTTGGCTGAAAAAAATGCAATTAAAACGGGTGGATGGATAA
- the tenA gene encoding thiaminase II: protein MTFSEQLRKQADEVFEGILQHPFIRGIAEGNVPKQALIHYVKADYEYLSAFNRIYGLAISKCEDRSDMGFFQEQIGFVLNSEIHPHENFCRVAGVNYDDLQGSPLPPTADHYVAHMSKAAYSGTMGETLAALLPCPWTYLEIGRAILEEKQPDTSHPFYEWISFYADGEIAEVTHELCRKIDRWASNASEQDKQKAAQAFIKSCQLEYRFWDMAYTQEEWPFSLSSDQQIQTFH, encoded by the coding sequence GTGACATTTTCTGAACAATTAAGAAAGCAGGCAGATGAAGTTTTTGAAGGAATTCTACAGCATCCTTTTATCAGGGGAATAGCGGAAGGGAATGTACCTAAGCAGGCTTTGATTCACTATGTAAAAGCAGATTATGAATATTTATCTGCTTTCAATCGAATATACGGCCTGGCGATTTCGAAGTGCGAGGACCGGTCCGACATGGGCTTTTTTCAGGAACAAATCGGATTCGTCCTCAACAGTGAAATTCATCCACATGAGAATTTCTGCCGGGTGGCAGGCGTCAACTACGACGACCTGCAAGGAAGTCCGTTGCCACCTACTGCTGATCACTATGTCGCTCACATGAGCAAAGCCGCATACAGCGGAACGATGGGCGAAACCCTGGCAGCGTTGCTTCCATGTCCATGGACCTATCTGGAAATCGGCCGGGCCATATTGGAAGAAAAACAGCCGGATACTTCCCATCCGTTTTATGAATGGATTTCCTTTTATGCAGATGGGGAAATCGCGGAAGTCACCCATGAGTTATGCAGGAAAATCGATCGTTGGGCATCCAACGCCAGTGAACAGGATAAGCAAAAAGCGGCCCAAGCCTTTATAAAAAGCTGCCAACTGGAATATCGTTTTTGGGATATGGCCTATACGCAGGAAGAATGGCCGTTTTCGTTATCGTCTGATCAACAGATACAGACGTTTCATTAA
- a CDS encoding DUF3817 domain-containing protein has protein sequence MLNSPIRLFRIFGMIEGTSLVILLFIAMPLKYIAGFPEVVTLVGSLHGFFFIVYLLVIAYTTFKIRWAFRWLFGSLLVAFIPFGNYVLDYRLQKSRYV, from the coding sequence ATGTTGAACTCCCCGATTCGACTGTTCCGGATATTCGGCATGATTGAAGGAACTTCTCTTGTCATCCTTCTATTTATCGCCATGCCATTGAAGTACATAGCAGGCTTTCCCGAGGTGGTCACCCTGGTGGGTTCCCTTCACGGATTTTTCTTTATCGTTTATCTGCTGGTCATCGCCTATACGACATTTAAAATTCGTTGGGCGTTCAGGTGGCTCTTTGGCTCCTTGCTGGTAGCCTTCATCCCTTTTGGCAACTATGTATTGGATTATCGACTGCAGAAATCACGCTATGTCTAA
- the thiD gene encoding bifunctional hydroxymethylpyrimidine kinase/phosphomethylpyrimidine kinase, with protein MIARVLTVAGSAAQGSAGIQADLKTFQERDVYGMAAITAIVANNPVTSKGMFTNSLEAIEAQYYTAKKNVGVDAVKTGMLFTKEIINLVARLLEEHPPANLVVDPVMIGKMGSQLLKDDAIDEMRKRLFPLATVITPNLHEAERILESGPITDKEEMKHAARALHRFGSDYVIIKGGARKEDAVDIMYDGSEFKEWKQPHIDTIHTSGAGCSFSAAIAAELAKGATMEQAVDTAKAYVTAAIEHALDFGKGIGSTYHAAYRKHQPR; from the coding sequence ATGATTGCAAGAGTGTTGACGGTTGCTGGATCTGCGGCGCAAGGCAGTGCAGGTATCCAGGCCGACTTAAAAACATTTCAGGAACGGGACGTCTATGGCATGGCCGCGATTACAGCTATTGTCGCCAATAATCCGGTGACGAGTAAAGGAATGTTCACCAACTCGTTGGAAGCGATAGAAGCACAGTATTATACAGCAAAAAAAAATGTCGGAGTGGATGCTGTCAAAACCGGGATGTTGTTTACGAAAGAAATTATCAACCTGGTTGCCCGTCTTCTGGAGGAACATCCACCCGCAAATTTGGTAGTAGACCCAGTCATGATCGGAAAAATGGGATCGCAGCTTTTAAAAGATGACGCAATTGATGAAATGAGGAAAAGGTTGTTTCCACTTGCTACCGTTATCACCCCTAACTTGCATGAAGCCGAAAGAATATTGGAGAGCGGCCCGATTACCGACAAGGAAGAGATGAAACATGCCGCACGAGCGCTACATCGCTTTGGCTCGGATTATGTCATCATCAAAGGGGGTGCTCGGAAGGAAGATGCTGTCGACATCATGTATGATGGGAGCGAATTTAAGGAGTGGAAGCAGCCGCATATCGATACCATTCACACGAGCGGGGCAGGCTGCAGTTTTTCGGCAGCGATTGCCGCTGAGCTGGCTAAAGGAGCAACGATGGAGCAGGCGGTTGATACAGCCAAGGCATATGTCACTGCGGCGATCGAGCAT
- a CDS encoding type 1 glutamine amidotransferase domain-containing protein, producing the protein MRLQDKKVIALVAHDFEDLELWYPILRLQEEGATVHLVGEKAGEKYIGKYGVPAVSDYAYADVKAEDYDAILVPGGWAPDKIRRFPEVLEMLRHMDHYEKPIGQICHAGWVLISADIVRGRNVTSTPGIKDDMINAGGNWQDLPVVVDGHIVSSRRPPDLPPYMKEFADLLADS; encoded by the coding sequence ATGCGCTTGCAGGACAAAAAGGTCATTGCACTTGTGGCCCATGACTTCGAAGATTTGGAACTGTGGTATCCGATTCTTCGTCTTCAGGAAGAAGGGGCGACGGTGCATTTAGTCGGGGAAAAAGCCGGCGAAAAATACATTGGAAAATATGGAGTGCCTGCGGTCTCTGATTATGCCTATGCTGATGTGAAAGCAGAGGATTATGATGCAATCCTCGTCCCGGGAGGCTGGGCGCCAGATAAAATTCGTCGCTTCCCTGAAGTATTGGAAATGCTTCGGCATATGGATCATTATGAAAAACCAATCGGTCAGATTTGTCATGCCGGCTGGGTGTTAATTTCCGCAGATATTGTCAGGGGAAGAAACGTCACCAGTACACCTGGTATCAAGGATGATATGATCAATGCAGGTGGCAATTGGCAGGACTTACCGGTAGTAGTAGATGGTCATATCGTATCCAGCCGCCGTCCGCCGGATTTGCCTCCATATATGAAGGAATTTGCTGATTTACTTGCCGATTCCTGA
- the thiE gene encoding thiamine phosphate synthase encodes MHIRQFLQVYLIMGSNNCIENPLYVLEQALAGGITLFQFREKGRGAKTGADKQKLALQMKELCRRYHVPFLVNDDVDLAIEVGADGIHVGQEDEPIESVRRRCPKNFIVGVSATNVQEAVEAGSAGADYIGAGPVFVTATKHDAKTPIGLEGLAEIRRLIGNTPLVAIGGIQEKNAAEVIKAGADGISVISAISGSENALTAAQQLKHQTMLTE; translated from the coding sequence ATGCATATACGTCAGTTTTTACAAGTCTACTTGATAATGGGAAGTAATAATTGTATCGAAAATCCGCTTTACGTTTTGGAGCAGGCGCTAGCTGGTGGCATAACCTTGTTCCAGTTCAGAGAAAAGGGCAGAGGTGCCAAGACAGGCGCAGATAAGCAAAAACTTGCATTGCAAATGAAAGAACTGTGCCGTCGTTACCATGTCCCTTTTCTTGTAAACGATGATGTGGATTTGGCCATCGAGGTGGGGGCAGATGGTATACATGTCGGTCAGGAAGATGAACCGATTGAATCCGTCCGCCGCCGCTGTCCAAAGAATTTTATTGTCGGAGTTTCGGCAACCAATGTGCAAGAGGCTGTCGAAGCCGGCTCTGCAGGGGCTGACTATATTGGAGCCGGACCGGTTTTTGTTACTGCTACCAAGCACGACGCTAAGACACCGATCGGGCTAGAAGGTTTAGCAGAGATAAGAAGGTTGATCGGCAACACACCACTTGTTGCGATCGGCGGTATTCAGGAAAAAAATGCAGCAGAGGTGATCAAGGCCGGGGCGGACGGTATATCGGTCATCTCAGCCATCAGCGGGTCGGAAAATGCATTGACAGCAGCACAGCAGTTAAAACATCAGACAATGCTAACCGAATAA